A genome region from Arachis duranensis cultivar V14167 chromosome 6, aradu.V14167.gnm2.J7QH, whole genome shotgun sequence includes the following:
- the LOC107494618 gene encoding ATP-dependent DNA helicase At3g02060, chloroplastic gives MASLLPAPHFSTPLISKLTSSPKTWKLFILPHPLYPIALHIKKKNVLLFPTNAFYTQGVYAPSSPSKLGNRTEKKNELENDPIALLNERIRRDYGSREVSRTVMDSEEADRYIQMVKQQQQKGLQKLKGERKEGKDGTFSYKVDPYTLQSGDYVVHKKVGIGRFVGIRLDVPKNSTEPTEYVFIEYADGMAKLPLKQASKMLYRYSLPNENKRPRTLSKLNDISSWEKRKIKGKVAIQKMVVDLMELYLHRLKQRRPPYSKSPAMTEFAAQFPYKPTPDQQQAFIDVERDLTERETPMDRLICGDVGFGKTEVALRAIHCVVSAKKQAMILAPTRVLAKQHFDVISERFSVYPDLKVGLLSRFQTRAEKEAQLDKIKNGDLDIVVGTHSLLGDRVVYNKLGLLVIDEEQRFGVKQKERIASFKTSVDVLTLSATPIPRTLYLALTGFRDASLITTPPPERVPIKTHLSAFSKDRVISAIKYELGRGGQVFYVLPRIKGLEEVMYFLQESFPDVEIAIAHGKQYSRQLEDTMDRFASGETKILICTNIVESGLDIQNANTIIIQDVQQFGLAQLYQLRGRVGRADKEAHAHLFYPDKSMLSDQALERLAALEECHELGQGFQLAERDMAIRGFGTIFGEQQTGDVGNVGIDLFFEMLFESLSKVNFDSILQFPSALYTYVFQVDLNINPHLPSEYINYLDNPMQIINEAERVAENDIWSLVQFTESLRRQFGKEPQSMEILLKKLYVRRMAADMGISGIYSSGKTIIMKTNINKKVFKIMIESMASETLKNSLVLEGDQIKAELLLELPKEQLLNWLFQCLAELHASLPALIKY, from the exons ATGGCTTCACTCCTTCCAGCTCCACACTTTTCCACACCCCTTATCTCCAAGCTCACTTCTTCCCCCAAAACTTGGAAACTCTTCATCCTCCCTCACCCTTTATACCCTATAGCCCTTCACATCAAGAAGAAAAACGTACTTCTTTTTCCCACCAATGCATTCTATACGCAAGGGGTCTATGCCCCTTCTTCCCCTTCCAAATTGGGGAACAGAACAGAGAAAAAGAATGAGCTTGAGAATGACCCAATTGCCTTGCTCAACGAGAGAATTCGTCGCGACTATGGCAGCAGGGAGGTTTCAAGAACTGTTATGGACTCAGAGGAGGCTGATAG GTACATACAGATGGTGaagcagcagcagcagaagGGGTTGCAGAAACTGAAGGGTGAGAGGAAGGAAGGGAAAGATGGTACCTTCAGCTACAAGGTTGACCCTTATACGCTTCAATCCGGTGACTATGTTGTTCACAAGAAGGTTGGCATTGGGAGGTTTGTTGGGATCAGGTTGGATGTTCCAAAGAATTCTACAGAACCTACTGAATATGTTTTCATCGAGTATGCTGATGGGATGGCGAAGCTTCCTCTTAAGCAGGCATCGAAAATGCTCTATAGATATAGTCT TCCAAACGAGAACAAAAGACCTCGGACATTGAGCAAGTTAAATGATATTAGTAGTTGGGAGAAAAGAAAGATTAAGGGGAAGGTTGCGATACAGAAAATGGTCGTTGACTTGATGGAGCTCTATCTACATAGGCTCAAACAGAGAAGACCGCCTTACTCGAAAAGTCCTGCCATGACTGAATTTGCTGCTCAATTTCCTTATAAGCCTACACCTGATCAACAACAG GCTTTTATTGATGTTGAGAGGGATTTGACAGAGCGAGAAACTCCAATGGACAGATTAATTTGTGGAGATGTTGGTTTTGGCAAAACTGAGGTTGCACTACGTGCTATCCACTGTGTTGTGTCAGCAAAAAAGCAAGCAATGATTCTAGCACCAACTAGAGTTCTAGCAAAACAACATTTTGATGTTATATCTGAACGCTTTTCTGTATATCCTGATCTCAAAGTTGGACTACTAAGCAGGTTTCAG ACCAGAGCAGAGAAAGAAGCACAATTGGACAAGATTAAGAATGGTGACCTGGACATTGTTGTTGGAACTCACTCGCTTCTTGGAGATCGTGTTGTATATAACAAACTTGGCCTGCTCGTGATCGATGAGGAACAG AGGTTTGGTGTCAAACAGAAGGAGAGGATTGCTTCTTTTAAAACTTCGGTGGACGTACTTACGCTATCGGCAACCCCTATCCCGAGAACTCTCTATTTAGCCTTGACAGGGTTTCGTGATGCTAG TTTAATTACGACCCCACCTCCAGAAAGAGTTCCCATCAAGACTCACCTTTCTGCATTCAGTAAGGATAGAGTAATATCGGCCATCAAGTATGAGCTCGGCCGTGGCGGTCAAGTTTTTTATGTTCTGCCACGTATTAAAG GACTTGAAGAAGTAATGTATTTTCTTCAAGAGTCATTCCCAGATGTTGAAATAGCCATTGCCCATGGGAAG CAATACTCAAGGCAGTTAGAGGATACCATGGATAGATTTGCTTCAGGCGAAACAAAAATCCTTATCTGCACAAATATAGTAGAAAGTGGGCTTGATATTCAAAATGCAAATACCATTATCATTCAAGATGTTCAACAATTTGGACTCGCACAGTTGTACCAG TTACGTGGAAGGGTTGGGCGAGCCGATAAGGAAGCACATGCACACTTATTTTACCCTGATAAAAGTATGCTCTCTGACCAAGCACTG GAGAGGCTTGCAGCTCTTGAAGAATGCCATGAGCTTGGTCAAGGATTCCAACTAGCCGAGCGAGACATGGCTATAAGAGGTTTTGGTACAATATTTGGTGAACAACAAACAGGAGATGTCGGAAATGTCGGCATTGATCTATTCTTTGAGATGCTCTTTGAGAGCTTGTCCAAGGTTAACTTTGATTCT ATTCTCCAATTTCCTTCTGCACTTTATACTTATGTATTTCAGGTAGACTTGAACATCAATCCGCATCTCCCATCTGAATACATAAATTATTTGGACAACCCCATGCAAATAATAAATGAAGCTGAGAGAGTTGCGGAGAACGACATATGGAGTCTTGTGCAATTTACGGAGAGTCTGCGCCGCCAATTTGGCAAAGAGCCTCAGTCCATGGAGATTTTGTTGAAGAAGCTTTATGTGAGGAGAATGGCTGCTGATATGGGAATATCTGGAATCTACTCTTCAGGGAAGACTATCATAAtgaaaacaaatataaataaaaaggtATTCAAAATTATGATAGAGTCAATGGCATCAGAAACACTAAAAAATTCATTGGTTCTTGAAGGTGACCAAATCAag GCCGAGCTTCTCTTAGAGCTACCAAAAGAACAACTCCTCAATTGGCTTTTTCAATGCTTGGCTGAACTTCATGCTTCACTACCTGCCCTCATAAAAtactag
- the LOC110273040 gene encoding uncharacterized protein LOC110273040: protein MAAYRYQVEESHHDLVNLLTQQITTILNPMMADCESKFERLARQVKWIAQIVDYDEGEEYNARGNNEGIENVFQNENNVLNQENPYVVPRGQNIDDVFARLRANHGGKRYQVTRIVEEVLNRVGLNVGFMNRPHFVSAFSQDVQMAKVPRGIKIPKIVTKFAGEVGESTTEHVARYLVEIGNLANDENLKMKFSPSSLTKNAITCYRSSGLKCEDGETIDDYLIHFKNATYLAEKVRQTELMKNEKEKYRSEQRSKSKTFTRKEKVAYVTMESSEEEIDFETEVDLAELKKGPPYIFDGLLKDKQLILPEGRTLLSVKDLKEKPYCKFHQATSHSTNSCVCFRDLIQEAIMEGRLKFDNDKKEMKVDADPFDVDTSYVEPCFGVNMVGMSYDFDVTLDDFESQVRSVYPIAGNALLDFLVQQKIKDRDVSLCLRCNAVFDAKATAIFEKERMKKELAHREEQVRQRQPIRRIEGSGSKTPQQNVVTPLCRS from the exons ATGGCAGCGTATCGATACCAAGTAGAGGAAAGTCATCATGACTTAGTCAATTTATTGACCCAACAAATTACTACAATTCTGAATCCCATGATGGCCGATTGTGAATCAAAATTCGAGCGTCTTGCTAGACAAGTCAAATGGATTGCTCAAATTGTTGATTATGATGAAGGTGAAGAGTATAATGCTAGGGGAAATAATGAAGGGATAGagaatgtttttcaaaatgaaaataatgttTTAAATCAAGAAAACCCTTATGTAGTTCCCCGAGGTCAAAATATCGATGATGTTTTTGCCAGATTACGTGCTAATCATGGCGGCAAACGTTATCAAGTTACTAGAATTGTGGAAGAAGTGCTCAATAGAGTGGGTCTAAATGTTGGTTTCATGAATCGACCACACTTTGTGTCTGCTTTTTCCCAAGATGTTCAAATGGCCAAAGTGCCAAGGGGGATAAAAATTCCAAAGATAGTCACAAAGTTTGCTGGAGAGGTTGGAGAATCAACCACTGAACATGTTGCTCGATACTTGGTCGAGATTGGAAACTTAGCTaatgatgaaaatttgaaaatgaagtTCTCTCCTTCTTCATTGACGAAGAATGCAATTACTTG TTACAGATCTAGTGGCCTTAAATGTGAAGATGGTGAGACCATTGACGACTATCTGATACATTTTAAGAACGCTA CCTATTTGGCTGAAAAGGTTCGTCAGACTGAACTTatgaaaaatgagaaagaaaagtATAGGAGTGAGCAACGATCAAAGAGTAAAACTTTTACTCGAAAAGAAAAAGTTGCTTATGTGACCATGGAGTCCTCAGAAGAGGAAATTGATTTCGAAACAGAAGTTGATTTGGCTGAACTTAAGAAAGGCCCTCCTTAT atttttgatggtcTGCTTAAGGATAAACAGTTAATTCTACCTGAGGGTAGAACTTTACTTTCagtaaaagatttaaaagagAAACCTTATTGTAAGTTTCACCAAGCAACAAGCCATTCGACTAACAGTTGTGTCTGTTTCAGGGACTTAATTCAGGAAGCAATAATGGAAGGACGGTTGAAATTTGATAATGACAAGAAGGAAATGAAGGTTGATGCTGATCCCTTCGATGTTGATACCAGTTATGTCGAGCCATGCTTTGGAGTGAACATGGTTGGCATGTCTTATGACTTCGATGTGACTCTAGATGATTTCGAGTCACAAGTGAGATCTGTTTATCCCATAGCAGGGAATGCTTTGTTGGATTTTCTGGTTCAGCAAAAGATTAAAGACCGGGATGTATCTCTGTGTTTGCGGTGCAATGCTGTGTTTGACGCTAAAGCCACAGCAATCTTCGAgaaggagagaatgaaaaaaGAATTGGCTCATAGAGAAGAGCAGGTGCGACAAAGACAGCCGATTCGGCGCATCGAGGGTTCTGGCTCAAAAACCCCTCAACAAAATGTGGTTACACCTTTATGCCGATCCTAG
- the LOC107494617 gene encoding potassium transporter 4, with protein MEPESGASTSRNPSLLSWVNLSRNLLLAYQSFGVVYGDLSTSPLYVFTSTFRGKLKDHRDEETIFGAFSLIFWTLTLIPLIKYVFILLSADDSGEGGTFALYSLLCRHAKFNLLPNQQAADEELSSYKYGPSQQAITSSPLKRFLEKHKRLRTALLIVVLFGACMVIGDGVLTPAISVLASVSGLQVTERKLTDGELVLLACVILVGLFALQHIGTHKVAFVFAPVVIIWLLSIFSIGLYNTIFWNPRIVRALSPYYLIKFFIKTGKEGWISLGGILLCITGTEAMFADLGHFTATSIRIAFAFVIYPCLVVQYMGQAAFLSKNLQSIHNSFYDSIPEPVFWPVFVVATLAAIVGSQAVITATFSIIKQCHALGCFPRVKVVHTSKHIYGQIYIPEINWILMILTLAITIGFQDTTIIGNAYGLACMTVMFVTTFLMTLVAIFVWQKSVVIAIAFLLFFWVIEGTYLSAAFMKVPQGGWVPLVLSCIFMVVMYVWHYGTRRKYSYDLHNKVSLKWLLGLGPSLGIVRVPGIGLIYSELATGVPSIFSHFVTNLPAFHKVLVFVCVKSVPVPYVSPEERFLIGRVCPRPYRMYRCIVRYGYKDIQRDDGDFENHLIQSIAEFIQREAEEPQYSSSESSSLDGRMAVISTRTLESTASLIVSEIEEIGVDSSIPSSKSVTLRSLQSVYDDESPQVRRRRVRFQLPNNPGMDPAVREELVDLIQAKEAGVAYVLGHSYVKARKSSSFLKKLVIDIGYSFLRKNCRGPAVALNIPHISLIEVGMIYYV; from the exons atGGAACCGGAATCTGGAGCTTCTACTTCTCGGAACCCTTCGCTG TTATCATGGGTGAATCTCTCTAGGAATCTATTATTAGCATATCAAAGCTTTGGTGTGGTGTATGGAGATCTGAGCACTTCACCACTCTATGTTTTCACAAGCACATTTCGAGGCAAATTGAAGGACCACCGCGATGAAGAAACTATATTTGgagctttttctttgattttctggACACTGACACTAATACCGTTGATTAAGTATGTGTTCATCCTATTGAGTGCTGATGATAGTGGCGAAG GTGGAACGTTTGCTCTTTATTCGCTGCTCTGCAGGCACGCCAAGTTTAATTTGCTCCCCAATCAACAAGCAGCTGATGAGGAGTTATCATCCTACAAATATGGTCCCTCGCAACAGGCCATAACCTCTTCTCCACTGAAGAGGTTTCTGGAGAAGCATAAAAGGTTAAGAACGGCACTGCTTATTGTGGTGTTGTTTGGTGCTTGCATGGTCATTGGCGATGGTGTTCTCACCCCAGCAATTTCAG TTCTAGCATCTGTATCAGGGTTACAAGTTACGGAAAGAAAATTAACTGATGGTGAGCTTGTCCTGCTTGCCTGTGTCATATTGGTTGGGCTGTTTGCTCTTCAACACATTGGCACACACAAAGTGGCATTCGTGTTTGCACCAGTTGTAATCATCTGGCTATTATCGATATTTTCTATTGGGCTGTATAACACAATTTTTTGGAATCCTAGAATTGTTCGTGCATTATCCCCATACTATCTCATCAAGTTCTTTATCAAGACTGGTAAAGAAGGTTGGATTTCTCTTGGAGGGATACTTCTCTGTATCACTG GAACTGAAGCTATGTTTGCAGATCTTGGTCATTTCACTGCTACATCGATAAGG ATTGCATTTGCGTTTGTTATATACCCTTGTTTGGTGGTACAGTATATGGGCCAAGCTGCTTTCTTGTCTAAGAACCTTCAATCTATTCATAACAGTTTTTATGATTCAATACCTG AACCTGTATTTTGGCCTGTTTTTGTTGTTGCCACCCTTGCTGCTATTGTTGGGAGTCAAGCTGTTATAACCGCAACTTTCTCTATCATCAAGCAGTGTCATGCACTTGGCTGCTTTCCACGAGTTAAAGTTGTCCACACTTCAAAACATATATATGGGCAAATCTACATCCCAGAGATAAACTGGATACTCATGATCCTGACTCTTGCAATAACCATTGGATTTCAAGACACAACTATAATTGGAAATGCTTACG GACTCGCATGTATGACTGTAATGTTTGTGACGACCTTTCTGATGACTCTGGTCGCAATCTTTGTCTGGCAAAAAAGTGTTGTGATTGCTATAGcattccttttattcttttggGTGATAGAGGGCACCTATCTATCAGCAGCATTCATGAAAGTGCCTCAGGGAGGATGGGTTCCTCTTGTCTTATCCTGCATCTTCATGGTTGTTATGTATGTATGGCATTATGGTACTCGAAGGAAGTACAGCTATGATCTGCACAACAAAGTTTCATTGAAGTGGTTACTGGGTTTGGGCCCAAGCCTTGGCATTGTTCGAGTCCCAGGAATAGGTCTCATCTACTCAGAACTAGCAACTGGAGTTCCTTCAATATTTTCCCATTTTGTAACGAATCTTCCTGCCTTTCACAAGGTGTTAGTTTTTGTCTGTGTGAAATCAGTCCCTGTTCCATATGTCTCCCCAGAAGAAAGATTCCTTATTGGTCGAGTTTGTCCAAGACCTTATCGAATGTACAGGTGCATTGTCAGATATGGGTACAAGGACATTCAAAGGGACGATGGAGACTTCGAGAACCATCTAATACAGAGTATAGCAGAGTTTATACAGAGGGAAGCAGAAGAACCACAGTACTCAAGTTCTGAAAGCTCTTCGCTCGATGGGAGGATGGCTGTTATAAGTACCAGAACTTTAGAATCCACTGCAAGCTTAATAGTTTCCGAGATTGAGGAAATTGGTGTGGACAGCTCCATCCCCAGCAGTAAATCTGTAACCCTTCGCAGCTTGCAATCGGTTTATGATGATGAAAGTCCACAAGTTAGAAGGCGTCGAGTAAGATTTCAGCTACCAAACAATCCTGGTATGGATCCTGCAGTTAGGGAAGAACTTGTGGATTTGATTCAAGCTAAGGAAGCTGGGGTTGCTTATGTATTGGGGCACTCATATGTTAAGGCTAGGAAATCATCCTCATtcttgaagaagcttgtgattGATATCGGTTACTCATTTCTACGCAAGAATTGCAGGGGTCCTGCTGTGGCTCTTAACATTCCTCACATCAGTCTCATTGAAGTTGGAATGATATATTATGTTTAG